One genomic window of Deinococcus ruber includes the following:
- the rpsL gene encoding 30S ribosomal protein S12 translates to MPTTQQLLRKGRTTLQKKSKVPALKGSPFRRGVCTVVKTTTPKKPNSALRKIARVRLTSGFEVTAYIPGEGHNLQEHSVVLIRGGRVKDLPGVRYHIVRGSLDTQGVKGRNKSRSKYGTKKPKPGAAAAPAGKKK, encoded by the coding sequence CTGCCAACTACCCAACAGCTACTTCGTAAGGGGCGCACCACGCTTCAGAAGAAGAGCAAAGTTCCTGCCCTCAAAGGCAGCCCTTTCCGCCGTGGCGTCTGCACGGTGGTCAAGACCACCACGCCCAAGAAGCCCAACTCGGCGCTTCGTAAGATCGCCCGTGTGCGCCTGACCAGCGGTTTCGAAGTCACCGCGTACATCCCCGGCGAAGGCCACAACCTTCAGGAGCACAGCGTCGTGCTGATTCGCGGCGGACGTGTGAAGGATCTTCCCGGTGTGCGCTACCACATCGTTCGTGGATCGCTCGACACCCAGGGCGTGAAGGGCCGCAACAAGAGCCGCAGCAAGTACGGCACCAAGAAGCCCAAGCCCGGCGCAGCCGCCGCGCCCGCTGGCAAGAAGAAGTAA
- the rpsG gene encoding 30S ribosomal protein S7, translated as MARRRSAEVRPVIPDLVYQDVLVSAMINRIMQDGKKNIASRIFYGACRLVQERTGQEPLKVFKQAYDNIKPRVEVRSRRVGGSTYQVPVEVTARRSQSLTLRWMIAAADSRPERTAIERIAGEIMDAAQGRGGAIKKKDDVERMAEANRAYAHYRW; from the coding sequence ATGGCAAGACGCCGTAGCGCAGAAGTTCGTCCCGTGATCCCCGATCTGGTGTACCAGGATGTCCTGGTTTCCGCCATGATCAACCGCATCATGCAGGACGGCAAGAAGAACATCGCCAGCCGTATTTTCTACGGAGCCTGCCGTCTGGTGCAGGAACGCACCGGCCAGGAGCCGCTCAAGGTCTTCAAGCAGGCCTACGACAACATCAAGCCGCGCGTCGAGGTTCGTAGCCGCCGCGTGGGTGGCAGCACCTACCAGGTGCCGGTTGAAGTGACCGCCCGCCGCAGCCAGAGCCTGACGCTGCGCTGGATGATCGCCGCTGCCGACAGCCGCCCGGAGCGCACCGCTATCGAGCGCATCGCCGGCGAGATCATGGACGCAGCGCAGGGACGCGGCGGCGCGATCAAGAAGAAGGACGACGTGGAGCGCATGGCGGAAGCCAACCGCGCCTACGCGCACTACCGCTGGTAA
- the fusA gene encoding elongation factor G codes for MTTKATSYLTHFRNIGIAAHIDAGKTTTTERILYYTGRTHNIGEVHDGAATMDWMEQERERGITITAAATTAKWKHSATGEEYTVNIIDTPGHVDFTIEVERSMRVLDGAVAVFDSSQGVEPQSETVWRQADRYGVPRIAFSNKMDKTGASFELVLSDIRERLGAIPAPIQYPMGQESDFKGIIDLVRQRAHTYTNDLGTDITESDIPEQYMDKVREMRAALIEAAAEVDEDVMMKFLEGEEPTVEELVLAIRKGTVEKKIFPVLCGSALKNKGVQLLLDAVVDYLPSPLEVPAIRGHIEDSEETRDFPADPEGKLAALAFKIMADPYVGRLTFVRIYSGTLSSGSYVFNASKGKRERVGRLLRMHANSREDVTELRAGELGAVIGLKDAGTGNTLIGDGDEHVLLESIDVPEPVIKLAIEPKTKADQDKMGVGLQRLAEEDPTFRVESDPESGQTTIAGMGELHLEILVDRLRREYKVDANVGAPQVAYRETITKAVDVEGKFVRQSGGRGQFGHVKIKAEPLPPGSGFVFENAVVGGTVPREYVKPAQNGIEEAMQSGPMLGFPVVDMKVSLYDGSYHEVDSSEMAFKIAGSMALKEAVQKGAPALLEPVMRVEVTVPDDFMGDIIGDLNSRRGQIQGMEARGNAQIVKAFVPLSEMFGYATDMRSMTQGRASYSMFFDHYTQVPGNIATALMKK; via the coding sequence ATGACCACCAAGGCCACCAGCTATCTGACCCATTTCAGAAATATCGGGATTGCCGCGCACATCGATGCGGGCAAGACCACCACCACCGAACGCATCCTGTACTACACCGGACGTACCCACAACATCGGCGAGGTCCACGACGGAGCCGCCACGATGGACTGGATGGAGCAGGAGCGCGAGCGCGGCATCACCATCACCGCCGCCGCCACCACCGCCAAGTGGAAGCACAGCGCCACGGGCGAGGAATACACCGTCAACATCATCGACACCCCCGGTCACGTGGACTTCACCATTGAAGTCGAGCGCAGCATGCGCGTGCTCGACGGCGCAGTCGCCGTGTTCGACAGCTCGCAGGGCGTCGAGCCGCAGTCCGAGACCGTGTGGCGTCAGGCCGACCGCTACGGCGTGCCGCGCATCGCGTTCTCGAACAAGATGGACAAGACCGGCGCGAGCTTCGAGCTGGTGCTGAGCGACATCCGCGAGCGTCTGGGCGCAATTCCCGCCCCGATCCAGTACCCGATGGGCCAGGAAAGCGATTTCAAGGGCATCATCGATCTGGTTCGTCAGCGTGCCCACACCTACACCAACGACCTGGGCACCGACATCACCGAGTCCGACATTCCCGAGCAGTACATGGACAAGGTGCGCGAGATGCGTGCCGCGCTGATCGAGGCTGCCGCCGAAGTCGACGAAGACGTGATGATGAAGTTCCTGGAAGGCGAAGAGCCAACCGTCGAGGAACTGGTGCTGGCGATCCGTAAGGGCACCGTCGAGAAGAAGATCTTCCCCGTGCTGTGCGGAAGCGCCCTCAAGAACAAGGGCGTTCAGCTCCTCCTTGACGCCGTGGTCGATTATCTGCCCAGCCCGCTGGAAGTGCCCGCCATCCGTGGTCATATCGAGGACAGCGAGGAAACCCGCGACTTCCCCGCCGACCCCGAGGGCAAGCTGGCCGCGCTGGCGTTCAAGATCATGGCCGACCCCTACGTGGGCCGCCTGACCTTCGTGCGAATCTACTCGGGCACCCTGAGCAGCGGTTCGTACGTCTTCAACGCCAGCAAGGGCAAGCGCGAGCGCGTGGGCCGTCTGCTGCGGATGCACGCCAACAGCCGCGAGGACGTGACCGAGTTGCGTGCAGGCGAGCTGGGCGCGGTCATCGGCCTGAAGGACGCCGGAACCGGCAACACCCTGATCGGTGACGGCGACGAGCACGTGCTGCTGGAGAGCATCGACGTTCCCGAGCCCGTCATCAAGCTGGCGATTGAACCCAAGACCAAGGCCGACCAGGACAAGATGGGCGTGGGCCTCCAGCGTCTGGCCGAAGAGGACCCCACCTTCCGCGTGGAGAGCGACCCCGAGAGCGGTCAGACCACCATCGCGGGCATGGGCGAGCTGCACCTGGAAATCCTGGTGGACCGTCTGCGCCGTGAGTACAAGGTGGACGCCAACGTGGGTGCGCCGCAGGTGGCGTACCGCGAGACCATCACCAAGGCCGTGGACGTGGAAGGTAAGTTCGTGCGTCAGTCGGGCGGTCGTGGTCAGTTCGGTCACGTCAAGATCAAGGCCGAGCCGCTTCCCCCGGGCAGTGGGTTCGTGTTCGAGAACGCCGTGGTCGGCGGCACCGTTCCCCGCGAGTACGTCAAGCCCGCGCAGAACGGTATCGAAGAGGCCATGCAGAGCGGCCCGATGCTGGGCTTCCCCGTCGTGGATATGAAGGTTTCGCTGTACGACGGCTCGTACCACGAAGTCGACTCGTCGGAAATGGCCTTCAAGATCGCGGGCAGCATGGCGCTGAAGGAAGCCGTCCAGAAGGGCGCTCCGGCGCTGCTGGAGCCGGTCATGCGCGTCGAAGTAACCGTTCCTGACGACTTCATGGGCGACATCATCGGCGACCTGAACAGCCGCCGTGGTCAGATTCAGGGCATGGAAGCGCGTGGTAACGCCCAGATCGTCAAGGCCTTCGTGCCGCTGAGCGAGATGTTCGGCTACGCCACCGACATGCGCTCGATGACCCAGGGCCGCGCCAGCTACAGCATGTTCTTCGACCACTACACCCAGGTGCCCGGCAACATCGCCACCGCCCTGATGAAGAAGTAA
- a CDS encoding DUF805 domain-containing protein, producing MFLAINNTLFLAFLFLGGNLGLSSKDFTTGYLSGIYTLATTIPLSALSVRRRHDIGQSAGRFCCCFLS from the coding sequence TTGTTCCTGGCAATCAACAACACTCTCTTTCTCGCGTTCCTGTTTCTCGGCGGCAATCTCGGCCTGTCCTCCAAAGATTTCACCACCGGGTACCTGAGTGGCATTTATACGCTTGCCACCACCATTCCCCTGAGTGCCCTCAGCGTAAGGCGACGGCACGACATCGGACAAAGCGCTGGCCGATTCTGCTGCTGCTTCCTCTCCTGA
- a CDS encoding SDR family oxidoreductase produces MAKNILIIGAGEGIGLAVARRFQTEGFTVALSARNLARIEADARELGGRAYAADAGDFGAVREVVAQAERDLGGLDVLVYNVAVPNWKPASEVSTEELLHDFRANVGGAHAAILAALPSLKARGGSVLLTGGGLALYPGAQAGSLAVGKAGLRSLARSMHAELGAQGVHVGTVTVMGLVADDQPITAAGVADAFWTLYQERGAEVQYRG; encoded by the coding sequence ATGGCGAAAAATATTCTGATCATCGGCGCAGGTGAGGGCATCGGGCTGGCGGTGGCTCGCCGGTTTCAGACAGAGGGCTTTACGGTGGCGCTGTCGGCCAGAAATCTGGCCCGCATCGAGGCCGATGCCCGGGAGCTGGGCGGGCGTGCCTACGCCGCCGATGCAGGCGATTTTGGCGCTGTGCGCGAGGTGGTGGCGCAGGCAGAACGTGATCTGGGCGGGCTGGACGTACTGGTTTACAACGTGGCTGTGCCCAACTGGAAACCTGCCAGCGAGGTGAGCACCGAGGAACTGCTGCACGACTTCCGGGCGAATGTGGGCGGCGCACACGCAGCGATTCTGGCGGCGCTGCCCAGCCTGAAGGCGCGGGGCGGCTCGGTGCTGCTGACCGGAGGCGGGCTGGCGCTGTATCCGGGGGCGCAGGCCGGGTCGCTGGCAGTTGGAAAAGCTGGGCTGCGCTCGCTGGCCCGCAGCATGCATGCCGAACTGGGCGCACAGGGCGTGCATGTCGGCACCGTCACGGTGATGGGCCTGGTCGCCGACGATCAGCCGATCACGGCGGCGGGTGTGGCTGACGCCTTCTGGACGCTGTATCAGGAGCGCGGGGCAGAAGTGCAGTACCGGGGCTGA